Proteins from one Salmo salar chromosome ssa07, Ssal_v3.1, whole genome shotgun sequence genomic window:
- the LOC106609208 gene encoding phosphatidylinositol 4,5-bisphosphate 3-kinase catalytic subunit gamma isoform, whose amino-acid sequence MEQQVSDEEEPQPVVLREENRRRRRKMKAFTSTFSVAMDQIAIEFVLPTTTKSSRSPDTLLLEVAGNWTVEQVKAQVWLRVVATNLCPEFYQKYSPDHCILLYQKKGNWCEIYDKHQVFQTLDCIRYWKALKKDVGKIHLTCRPQPSEESTQYQRYLNYLIGYDVTDVSNVHDDELEFTRRKLLTPRKIELADRDPKLYSMDPWITSKHLPEYLLSKVTNSHILLVIHRNKASQTIKVSIDDTPVQVLQTFFTKISNKRALLGVPEDVCEGDYVLRVCGREEYIYGNHPVRDFHWVRQCLKNGEEIHLVLESAPNPGQDLVQKEDWAQVDDCTGVAGTHEQLTIDEKDHERVFTISLWDCHRKFRVKVLGIDIPALPRNPELIVYVEASIFHGQQLLAQERTSSKAFTEEVLWNTWLEFNIRIRDLPKGARLSLQVSCGKAQTQISKGTSSYQDNGGSPVGGGSSSHDGNKTKSRLLYYVNLLLVDHRSLLRQGEFILHMWKMPEKTEDNSSVNADKLTSATNPDKASSMAVAILLDKYCYPVALPKSREGKEAGGEGREAEGGERGQREMPNHLRKQFESIVETDPLHPLSQEDKELLWHFREECMRHPRAYPKLLGSVRWGRQEAVLATHRLLERSSVWDRSVLDVGLAMQLLDCHYSDAHVRSMAVRKLETLGDDDVLRYLLQLVQAVKFEPYHDSALARFLLKRALRSKRIGHFLFWFLRSEIAQSMHYQQRYAVLLEAYLRGCGEDMLQDFRRQVEMTEALQKVTREIKAMSAEKYDVSAQVVFQLRQKLENLQTSGLPESFRVPYDPGLRAGALVIEQCKVMASKKRPLWLQFKRADPTTLSSDTIGVIFKDGDDLRQDMLILQILLIMESIWEEESLDLSLLPYGCISTGNKIGMIEIVKDATTIANIQQSVVGSTGAFKDEILNQWLRDKCVSEEKFQQAVERFVFSCGGYCVATYVLGVGDRHNDNIMITESGNLFHIDFGHILGNYKSFLGISKERVPFVLTPDFLYVMGTSGKKSSPHFQKFQDVCVRAYLALRHHTNLLVILFSMMLMTGMPQLTSKEDIEYIREALTVGRPEEEAQRHLLDQIEICRDKGWTVQFNWFLHLVLGIKQGGDKRSA is encoded by the exons ATGGAACAGCAAGTGAGCGATGAAGAAGAACCTCAACCTGTAGTCCTTAGAGAAGAGAAccggaggaggagaagaaagatgAAAGCCTTCACCTCCACCTTCTCCGTGGCCATGGATCAGATAGCCATCGAGTTCGTCCTCCCCACCACCACTAAGAGTAGCCGCAGCCCGGACACCTTGCTCCTGGAGGTGGCTGGGAACTGGACGGTGGAGCAGGTGAAAGCCCAGGTGTGGCTGAGGGTTGTAGCCACCAACCTGTGCCCTGAGTTCTATCAGAAGTACTCCCCTGACCACTGCATCCTGCTCTACCAGAAGAAGGGCAACTGGTGTGAGATCTACGATAAGCACCAGGTGTTTCAGACCCTGGACTGCATCCGCTACTGGAAAG CTCTGAAGAAAGATGTGGGGAAGATCCACCTGACGTGCCGGCCTCAGCCCTCCGAGGAGTCCACACAGTACCAGAGGTACCTCAACTACCTGATTGGCTACGACGTCACCGACGTCAGCAACGTGCACGATGACGAGCTGGAGTTCACCCGGAGGAAGCTCCTCACACCCCGCAAGATCGAGCTGGCCGACCGGGACCCCAAACTCTACTCAATGGACCCTTGGATCACATCCAAGCACCTCCCAGAGTACCTGCTCAGCAAG GTGACCAACAGCCACATCCTGCTGGTCATTCACAGGAACAAGGCCAGCCAGACTATCAAGGTGTCCATCGACGACACGCCCGTCCAGGTGCTCCAGACCTTCTTTACGAAGATCTCCAATAAGAGGGCTCTGCTGGGAGTTCCTGAGGATGTGTGTGAGGGAGACTACGTCCTGAGGGTGTGTGGCAGGGAAGAGTATATCTATGGGAACCACCCGGTCAGGGATTTCCACTGGGTCCGACAGTGTCTGAAGAACGGGGAGGAGATCCATCTGGTCCTGGAGTCGGCTCCTAATCCAGGTCAAGACCTGGTCCAGAAAGAGGACTGGGCACAGGTGGATGACTGTACTGGAGTGGCAG GAACCCATGAGCAGCTGACGATCGACGAGAAAGACCACGAGCGGGTCTTCACCATCTCTCTGTGGGACTGTCACAGGAAGTTCAGGGTTAAAGTCCTGGGCATAGACATCCCGGCCCTGCCGAGGAACCCAGAGCTGATCGTGTATGTGGAGGCCAGTATCTTCCATGGCCAGCAGCTCCTGGCTCAGGAGAGGACCTCCTCCAAGGCTTTCACTGAGGAGGTGCTGTGGAACACCTGGCTGGAGTTTAATATACGCATCAGAGACCTGCCCAAGGGGGCTCGCCTCAGCCTACAG GTGTCCTGTGGGAAGGCCCAGACCCAGATCTCTAAGGGCACCTCCTCCTACCAGGACAATGGAGGATCCCCAGTTGGAGGTGGCAGCAGCAGCCATGATGGTAATAAGACTAAGAGTCGTCTGCTGTACTACGTCAACCTGCTGCTGGTGGACCACCGCTCGCTGCTGCGCCAGGGAGAGTTCATCCTCCACATGTGGAAGATGCCTGAGAAGACCGAGGACAACAGCAGCGTCAATGCAGACAAGCTGACCTCAGCCACCAACCCAGACAAGGCTTCCTCCATGGCCGTAGCCATCCTGCTGGACAAGTACTGCTACCCAGTGGCCCTGCCCAAGAGCAGGGAGGGCAAGGAGGCTGGGGGGGAGGGTCGGGAGgccgagggaggggagagggggcaaAGGGAGATGCCTAACCACCTGAGGAAGCAGTTTGAGTCAATTGTTGAGACCGATCCACTGCACCCTCTCAGCCAAGAAGACAAAGAGCTGCTGTGGCACTTCAGAGAGGAGTGTATGCGTCACCCCAG GGCATACCCCAAGCTGCTGGGCTCTGTGCGGTGGGGTAGACAGGAGGCTGTCCTGGCCACCCATAGGCTGTTGGAGAGGAGCTCTGTGTGGGACCGTAGTGTGCTGGATGTGGGCCTGGCCATGCAGCTGTTAGACTGCCACTACTCTGACGCTCACGTCCGCTCTATGGCCGTACGCAAGCTGGAGACGCTGGGGGACGACGACGTCCTGAGATACCTGCTgcagctggtccag GCTGTGAAGTTTGAGCCGTACCATGACAGTGCCCTGGCCAGGTTCCTGCTGAAGAGAGCTCTCAGGAGTAAGAGGATAGGTCATTTCCTTTTCTGGTTCCTGAGGAGTGAGATAGCCCAGTCCATGCACTACCAGCAGAGGTATGCTGTGCTGCTGGAAGCCTACCTCCGAGGCTGTGGAGAGGAcatgctgcaggatttcagacgCCAG GTGGAGATGACAGAAGCCCTGCAGAAAGTCACCAGGGAGATCAAGGCCATGTCTGCTGAGAAATATGATGTTTCTGCACAAG TTGTGTTCCAGCTGCGTCAGAAGCTGGAGAATCTGCAGACGTCTGGGCTGCCAGAGAGCTTCAGAGTGCCCTATGACCCGGGTCTACGGGCTGGTGCTCTGGTG ATAGAGCAGTGTAAGGTGATGGCCTCTAAGAAGAGACCGCTGTGGCTGCAGTTTAAGAGGGCTGACCCCACCACCCTGTCCAGTGACACCATCGGGGTCATCTTTAAGGACGGGGATGACCTCAGGCAGGACATGCTCATTCTACAG ATTCTGCTGATCATGGAGTCCATATGGGAGGAAGAGTCTTTGGACTTGTCCTTATTGCCCTACGGTTGTATCTCTACTGGGAATAAAATAG ggatgATTGAGATAGTGAAGGATGCCACCACTATTGCCAACATCCAGCAGAGCGTTGTGGGAAGCACAGGAGCGTTCAAGGACGAGATCCTCAACCAATGGCTGCGGGACAAGTGTGTGAGCGAGGAAAAG tTCCAGCAGGCAGTGGAGAGGTTTGTGTTCTCCTGTGGAGGGTACTGCGTGGCCACCTACGTCCTGGGGGTAGGAGACAGACACAACGACAACATCATGATCACTGAATCTG GTAACCTGTTCCACATAGACTTTGGCCACATACTGGGGAACTATAAGAGTTTCCTGGGTATCAGTAAGGAGAGGGTTCCTTTCGTCCTCACCCCTGACTTCCTCTATGTCATGGGCACATCAGGGAAGAAGAGCAGCCCACATTTCCAGAAGTTCCAG GATGTGTGTGTGCGGGCCTACCTGGCTCTAAGGCATCACACCAACCTCCTCGTCATCCTGTTCTCCATGATGCTGATGACGGGCATGCCTCAGCTCACCAGCAAAGAAGACATTGAGTACATCCGCGAAGCGCTGACTGTGGGCCGGCCGGAGGAGGAGGCACAGCGCCACCTGCTGGACCAGATAGAGATCTGCAGGGACAAGGGCTGGACCGTGCAGTTCAACTGGTTCTTACACTTGGTGCTGGGCATCAAGCAGGGGGGGGATAAACGCTCAGCTTAG